The following are encoded together in the Thermomonas brevis genome:
- a CDS encoding GspH/FimT family pseudopilin → MQKGEDTTLQHQYACRWPAGARGFTLVELMVTVAVLGILAVIAVPSMTGMINNSRLRGQSEEVTAALQLARSEAVRRNQRMTACAAASGTTCAASASRFVVYWQDPANVANIELVREIAMPGTVQVSGSAGGAQFRSTGLADSVQQFQVTVSGEARYVCVQISGVVSVKKVAC, encoded by the coding sequence ATGCAGAAAGGGGAGGACACTACTTTGCAACACCAATATGCCTGTCGATGGCCTGCCGGAGCTCGTGGTTTCACCCTCGTGGAATTGATGGTGACCGTAGCTGTGCTTGGCATTCTTGCGGTGATTGCTGTTCCCTCCATGACTGGCATGATCAATAACAGCCGGCTTCGAGGGCAGTCCGAAGAGGTTACGGCGGCGTTGCAACTGGCACGCTCTGAAGCAGTGCGGCGCAACCAGCGCATGACTGCCTGTGCCGCTGCATCCGGAACTACCTGCGCGGCATCGGCAAGCCGGTTCGTGGTGTATTGGCAGGATCCAGCCAATGTCGCCAACATCGAGTTGGTGCGTGAGATCGCGATGCCGGGCACTGTACAGGTCAGTGGCTCCGCCGGTGGCGCCCAATTCAGGTCGACGGGTTTGGCCGACAGCGTACAGCAGTTTCAGGTCACGGTGTCCGGCGAGGCCCGGTATGTCTGTGTCCAGATCAGTGGAGTGGTATCGGTGAAGAAGGTGGCTTGCTAA
- a CDS encoding PilW family protein, giving the protein MSRSRQVGFGLIELMVAMMLGLLVLGAAVAVFQSNLRTFNANDGQNRVQENARVAYELLSKDVRSTGSSACSAEASVLGTDSMSNAFKAPCPAVRPSSPLCRPMTFPTASRRRRNPSCNWWKAPLTQPISSRWATR; this is encoded by the coding sequence ATGAGCCGCTCACGGCAGGTGGGCTTCGGCCTGATCGAGTTGATGGTTGCGATGATGCTGGGCTTGCTGGTGCTCGGCGCCGCGGTGGCGGTGTTCCAGTCCAATCTTCGGACCTTCAATGCCAATGACGGGCAGAACCGCGTCCAGGAGAATGCGCGCGTGGCTTATGAGTTGCTGTCCAAGGATGTGCGCTCCACCGGCAGTTCGGCCTGCTCCGCAGAGGCTTCTGTGCTGGGTACGGACAGCATGAGCAATGCATTCAAGGCCCCCTGTCCGGCAGTGCGACCCAGCTCACCACTGTGTCGGCCGATGACATTTCCTACCGCGTCAAGACGGCGTCGAAATCCTTCGTGCAACTGGTGGAAAGCGCCCCTGACGCAACCGATATCTTCAAGGTGGGCGACAAGGTGA
- the pilV gene encoding type IV pilus modification protein PilV: MKFRMKSTSSPRNVRGMSLIEVLVAVLVLAVGMLGVAAMQALALRGGQGSLESSQAVMAANSIIEAMRANRANAASYVYNGIAACGTVPGAGSSLAGNDLNNWVTRLKATIGTGVGDTTTCGSISAVGGVYTVTVQWDDRRAGGGATRTVVTEARI, encoded by the coding sequence ATGAAATTCCGCATGAAATCGACATCTTCTCCGCGCAATGTTCGCGGCATGAGCCTGATCGAGGTATTGGTGGCCGTATTGGTATTGGCCGTTGGGATGCTGGGCGTGGCGGCCATGCAGGCGCTGGCGCTGCGCGGCGGGCAGGGCTCGCTGGAAAGCAGTCAGGCGGTGATGGCCGCTAATTCCATTATCGAGGCGATGCGCGCCAACCGCGCCAACGCGGCGTCCTATGTTTATAACGGCATTGCCGCCTGCGGCACGGTGCCTGGGGCGGGCTCATCGTTGGCAGGTAATGACCTCAATAACTGGGTGACGCGGCTCAAGGCCACCATTGGTACCGGCGTCGGAGACACCACCACCTGCGGCAGCATCAGCGCAGTGGGTGGTGTTTATACCGTCACGGTGCAATGGGATGACAGGCGCGCCGGTGGTGGGGCAACGCGGACGGTTGTCACGGAGGCCCGCATATGA